Within Aspergillus oryzae RIB40 DNA, chromosome 2, the genomic segment TGCGGGCATACGGACGAGATGGTCGGGATAGTAGATATAACGATTGCGCGCAGCAGGCGATGAGCTGCTGGTTAAGAGAACGTCATCATGTAGACCTAACTCGACGAGCTGTTGTAGGGTGTAGAACGTGTTAGCTCTTGACACCATTCGTAGGATAGGGCAATATATGGACTACTCTACCAGATCGAGAAGGGGTAGGCACGAGGGGACTGCGGTCCGCAAGGTCCGCGGGCCATACTCAAAAACGACGTTTCCACCTTCGACCGGAATCTTTTCTGACAGTAGCCAGCCCCCTACACGAGGAGCCTTCTCGTATAGTGTGATCTTGGAGCAATTGGGGTCCTGCGATAGCCGATACGCTGCTGTGAGACCGGTGATGCCACCGCCAATGACGGCGGCATCGTACGTTGAGGAGTATCTCTGGCCGATGCGGGCGAACGCCAATGGCGTGCGCACCCCCCTTAGTGCACAGCTAGGGACACATGGTAGTCTCATCTCCGCAATTAGAGAGGATGAAACTGCGAGTGAggacaaaagaagagcatggttggaaaaataaaaggtGGGAAAGTTGCTGGTTTACTCCATCAGGTGAGCTGCTCCAGGCTGCCGACGGCCGGCGGTGAAATTGCCTGGAAATGACATAAATTTCCCAGTACTGTTCAGTATTAATGGTATGATGGTTAACAACGgtttgaaaaaaaaaaaaaaaagaagaagaagacaacaacGCCATGCAATGGCGTCGGAAATTTCATGATATGATTGATATCCAGATCTATTTACAAAGCCAGTTTGATATTCTTTCTGCCAGTCCTATAGATAAATTCAAGCAAACGCCCTTGCCACCAGTCACCCATCGTCCGCACGGAAAATAATACATGATATGATATTAAACCACATGGGGAATTTTAACTGTGAGATCATCAAAAGAAATCATAGAGATCGCTCTTCTGGTTATGTCGCAAtctcttggttgttttgggaaGCCTCTTCGGCGCCACCGGGTTTGATCAGTTCCTCTGCACCGTCCTCCTCGGACACGAATTTCCTCTCGCTCACATGCTGCTTCTCTTGCCCATCAGCAGTCCACACCTTGTCCGCGAATGCTCCTTTCTGGCCCTCGGCGTGCTTGTAGGGGCACGAGGGGTTGAGACAAGGATTGAACTTGCAAGGTGTCTGAACATGCGTGAACTTGCACCCTTCGGTCGAGCAATCTGCGCCATTCCTGCAAAGAGGCATCGAGGGATGCTTGAAGTGGCAGTGGGGGTTGGCACAATGAGGGAAGAACTTGCACAGCTCTTCGGCTTGGTGCGCTGACTTAACGGCGGGCGACGGATGGCGACCGGTGCACTTCCTGTTCTTGCAAGCGGCTCCATAAGAACATGCGTCAGACACATCGACGGGAGTGCCCTCGGGGGCAGCTGGCGACTGATGCGCAAATGGGCAATCTCTCCGGGTACACCGGAGATTGAAGCGACATATCGAGTCCGTATTGCTTTCATCCTGCTCACCACCCTGGTCAGGCTTTGTGTCCATATCGGTATCGGCATTTCTGTCGTCTCTCTTGTTAAAGGGCCGGCGTCCCTGCTGGCGTTCCACGCGGTCAAACAATGAACGGCCCTGTTGCGGTCCGTTTTGTTGGAAAGCTGGGTTGATTGCTGGAGATACAAAGCCAGGCATAAACTGAGACATCATCCTTGCCTGCTCTTCGAGTAGAGACATGAGATGCATCTGATCTTGCGGTGTCATGTTCATCATGTTTGCGGGGCCACCCGGCATTTGATTGGGTCCCATACCCATTCCACCCATCTGACGTCCGCCCGAcatccttcctcctccatgctGATGGAAGCGACCCTTTGTATGGTCCCGGCCATGAGAGTTGATACGTCCACTACCGCCCTGGCCGCGGACGCGGTGTAACGCAGAATCGCCACGGTCTAATTGCCGATTTATCTGGTTGAGCATCCTACCCCTGCCGGCTGGTCTGTTGTTGCGCATTGCTTTCGGTCCTGTAGGTCTATTGTTTTTTTATGTCAGCCCTAGTCACCACCACAGAATCGAAGGGAGAAACCCACATCGTATCGTTCGCAGCTCCGGTATCGCCCATACTCATATCGGCATCCATAGCGCCATCTCCAGTCATCATCGCTTGGTTGTTGGCAGCCTCTTGATCGTTAAAGGATGGAATGGCCTGCGCAGGGTCGGTTTCAATTGATGGTTGAATACCCCCGCCGTTGATCTGTTGGTTGAGGAATTCGACCTGTTCAAAGAGCCATCGTGAAAAGTCCAGAGCCTGTGTATCGCCTTCACCGAGTCCGAGGAGATCGTTGGAGAGTTCGCCAGCAATCTGTTCTTGTGTCTTGCCGTTGACAAGCATGAGAATCACATATTCGGTCAACGCTGAATCATCGCCGCCGTCGGAGCTCCATCCCATCTCTACCAGCTTCGGCTGGATGACATTACTCAAGGCCTCCGCAAGGGGAGTACCAACAGCAACTACCGTAGTCATGGCGTAGATTTCAGGCAGTCGAAGTCCGGCCCGAGGGGAAAGATAACGAAGAGAGGTGAAGAAAGCTGCCCAATCACTCGCAGTCGCGCAACCGCGTTGAAAACCTGTTTATAAAGACCTCCTTTGTCTTGCCTAACAAACAGTCGGACAAAGACTAAACAGTGAGGTGTTGTTCGAAAAGTGGAAGATAACGAGGGTATAACAATGAGTTCGTTGTTTTTTTCATTTCATGACAAGGAActttggtgatgatgaaaggTGCCAAGAATCTCCAGCCACATCGTCACGTGTGACAGCTGCGGGTGGCGGTCTTTTGTGCAAACAGCACAAACATCTGGCACTTTCTGGGAAGGGAAGCGGTATACTCCGTGCAATCTTCATGGCGAAGAAAATGGCCTTAGCACTAATATCTCTACAAAATACGgctcattttttttttcaaaaTAGTTTTGTGAAACTTTAGCCATTATCTCAATCTTTACATATAGTTTTGACTTTGCAAGATTCAATTTCGGTGGTGTTACAGGCTAGGACTCCTAGCGTAGCCAGAGATTCTACTGGTCAGCCCCTCCAAATATGGTCAACACTTTAACTACTGTTGGCTGTAGCAACACCAATTAAGCTGTAATACATCAAACATATACGCGTACTGCTTGTTgaaagtaaaagaaacgGAGGGGGAGACATATACCATGATTCTCTTGAATTCAAGATACTCATCGTGTTCTACTAAAGAAGTTCTACCCGTACTGTACTACTATATATCTCCCAAAGCAGATGCAAACCGACACCACGCGCGGATCATCACGTCATCAAACGGCCCCATTGCATCGTCTTACCACTGACTCATTCTGTAGAAATCGAGATAAGATATACTACAGTAACAGCTTGACTAGCGGTAATTATACACAATCCCACAACCAATGAGTCAGTAGcaaaaacaaccaacaacccaagTGGCAGTGACCCAACAAAGCCCTAAAAAagtcagcatcatcatcaccaaaaGACATGTcccaaaacaaccacaaccaagaTTCACACACTATTAAAGAATCCCTATCCACAAAAACATGGTTCGGCTTCGACCTCGATGACACACTACATTCATTCCGCAAGGCATCAGCCCAAGCATCCTCAGCCGTATTCACAACCCTCCATGAAGAAAACCCGAATATCAACATCGACGATCTCAAAACATCCTACCGGGACATCCTCgtctcaacaacagcaggtGCATTCGCCGATGGAAGGACATCAACCGAGTATCGTAGAGAACGGTtctcgcttcttctccgggCCCACGGATTAGAGGTCACGACGGAGAGACTGGATCGTCTTTTGGATGTTTATAAACGTAGTCTACGGGAAGCGCTGACGCTGAAACCGGGGGCTCTTGACTTACTTCAATGTATTAAGAGGCGAGGGAAGAAGGTTATTGTGGTGACGGAGGGGCCGCAGGATGCGCAGTTGTGGACTGTGGAGGAACTTGGGTTGAGGCCTTATGTTGATGTGCTTGTTACGACGAATCAGATTGGGAAGTCGAAGGTTGAGGGGCTGTTTTCTGCTGTGTTGGATAAGTATGGGATTGTTGCGTCGGATATGGTTTATGTGGGGGATAATGAGAAACGGGATGTTGTACCGGCGCGGGAGGCTGGGATTTTGGCTGTGTTGTTTGATGAGATGGGGGGTTGTTCGTTTGATGACTTTGCTGCGCTGAGGATTGACTCTTTAGGGAAGTTGGGGGATCTGTTAGAGTAGTTGGTTTTCTAAAGGCTAGGGTTGGAGAGGAGGTGTGTTGATAGACTGCTAAAATCCAGATAGTAGAGTACATATTCAGTCATCCAATTGGGCCATACTATTCAGTCTATGAGCGTGTGGAATCTGTAGAATCCTATGAATACAGATGATTGGGCTATCATATTGACAGATCGTGCATACCAGATCGACGCCCTTACCTAATGGCTGGAACCCGGAAGGGATAGTGACTGTGATCTCTCACCAAACTGAAATGAAGGGAATGAAAAGATATGTGATCGACAAAGTATGTGGATACCCAGAGAGACAAGAGCTCAAGCGTTCAACGTCGATAAGGTTAGACTTTTAAGCACTACACTTTGCTTGCTCTTAGGTAGAGCATACCTGcacagagaaaagagaaaaaaagagcaaacaACAACAATTTAAAGCTGCACTCAAACGGAAATGCTATGTGCACTGTACTACAGACTCTTGAGCAAAATGTAGAAGAAGGGATAGTATTCTGTAAACAGCCCCTTGCGTGACCATATAGGACTCTTTTCCGGAAACGGAGTCCTACCCAGGATCTCACATACCACTGCGGTCCGCACCGAAGGCAGCACCAGCCACCCTGAACGTATAGCTACTAGCTCCTATTATGCCAAGCAAGCCTTCATGTCCAGGCATGAGGTAAATGGCTAACGTTTGAGATACCGCACATTTGAGCGCTTCCATATCATCGCGACAGATAGCAACTGAGCCACGGAGAATCCTCCCGCAAGTTTCACCTGTGCACTATAGGCAACCGAGTAAGCCTGGCGGACCTGTAGTTGAATGTAGGGCGAAAATATTCCAATAGCATCACTGGAGGAGAGCAATAGGCTGACTTGGTCAGGATCTAGGGTCACCGACAATCGACTCCTGAGATAGTTATGCAGAATGGTAGTAGATGCTGCAACGCCCAAAACACCACCCAGCATTCGAAGCTGGAGCCCGGTGCTTAAGGcaattgattgatctttACCATCGACCACAAGCGGCACCATCATGTAGAATACCGCTACGCTGGTACCTGTTCCTAGTCCGGCCAGGACAAGGTATCCGTACTGTGCAGCTGAGATGTCTGTTGAGAAAGCGGTCTCGGAAAATAAGAAGAGACCAACAACCTGGAGGACTATACCACCGAGTGCAACGTAGCAGAATGGTATCTTAAGGCGCCCGGTTAGTACAGAGCAGGACATTATACCAACAGGGCTGCTTAACGCGTAGGCTAGAAACCTGACTCCGGCGTCGATAGGGGAACAGCTATTGACGATCTGAAACCGCTGAGGAATCATGATGATACTGACAGTCATTGGGAGACCGGTTGTAAAAAATCCCCTGTTACTCTGATAAGTCCACGTCCATGAAagagccatcatcatggacaaTGGGTTGCTCACAGGGCAGCGCCCAGGAAGATCCGGTTACCCGCCAGTCTCCAGGGAAACATTGCGTAAATATCGAGGTCCTTCTTACTGATAAACCACTCCCATAAGAGGAATGCAATCCAGAAGATTCCTGAGATAACTAGAAAACTGATCACAAGACCAGATGACCAGGCGTACTCAAAATTACCTTCTTGCAGGGCTGCGATAGCAAATGATGACGCAGTTAACAAGGCCAGAGCACCAAGGGTGTCTGCCCGCTGGAAGAAAGTCTTTATCTTCATCCCAGCTCCCTTGTACTTAGATGAGGCTGTTTGAGCCGATGGAGCATTGGGGAAGTTAGCTGGAAGCACGATAAGTAATAGTACCCAGGAAAAGGCCCCGGCTGGCACACTGTAGCTGTCATCAGAATACGTGAAGGATGGTAGTAATGAGGTGATCGTACTTGCACAAGAAAACCCAGCGCCAACTGCCTTTTTCAGCAACAGCGCCTCCAATCAAGGGGCCAAGGACAAGACCAAGGGACAGTATACCGCCGGCGACAGAGCTGATGGTGTCGTACTGTCGGTAGGGGACTATACGGACAAAGGAATATAGCGTGAGAGAGTATACACCAGCACCGCCTACCCCTTGAAATGCCCGGCAGATGATTCTTGCGTATATAAGATCAGTTTACCTCCATCGAGAGTCACAGTGGGGAAACAAGGACGAACGCACAGTTGCCTGAGACTTTGTGAACCACCGCAGCCGCCGGAGAATGCCGTGAACATAAATAGGGAAACGAGAAGACTTGTTTTTACCCGCCAAATATCACCAATCTTCGACCAGATCATAAGAAATCCTATAGTGAAGAAGCTTAGTCAAGAGATATTTATTCTATCGTCGTTGGACCGCATCGGGTACCTGTATAGGTGAGCAGGTAGGATGTGATAACCCAGCTGCTTCGACCAAAATCGTCCAAATCATTGGTGATGGTAACCAAGGATGTGCTCACAATAGTAGCTTCGATGCctgtgaggaagagagccAGACCGAGCCTGAtgaaaatatatacataataACATTAGCAAACATGCAGCTCGTTCGCACAGATTTTCCCATACCCAAGGGCCCCGAGATATAAGGGAAACCCATGTAAAGCACCATCCCATTCGATAGGGTCTTCACTGGTGGTCTCACTGACACCCTCAGGAGTCTGCTTTTCGGACATGGTCATTTCAGAATCCGGGGACATCCTGACTGGTAGCTACAATGGGAAGGCAGTATGCGTAAGACACTGTAGGATACTGATTATTATTCAGTGGAGTTACTGGAGTATGAACGTAAGCTACAAATAGGGTACCTAAACATGAGACTGTAAGGCTGGAGCGCAGGACCTAAGGAGCATGCAGAATGCaataaaaggaaatattATGCGGGCAGGTCGCCTTACAGGATAGTGAGACAAAACTTTGCTTTTGT encodes:
- a CDS encoding HAD family hydrolase (predicted protein); this translates as MSQNNHNQDSHTIKESLSTKTWFGFDLDDTLHSFRKASAQASSAVFTTLHEENPNINIDDLKTSYRDILVSTTAGAFADGRTSTEYRRERFSLLLRAHGLEVTTERLDRLLDVYKRSLREALTLKPGALDLLQCIKRRGKKVIVVTEGPQDAQLWTVEELGLRPYVDVLVTTNQIGKSKVEGLFSAVLDKYGIVASDMVYVGDNEKRDVVPAREAGILAVLFDEMGGCSFDDFAALRIDSLGKLGDLLE
- a CDS encoding uncharacterized protein (permeases of the major facilitator superfamily): MSPDSEMTMSEKQTPEGVSETTSEDPIEWDGALHGFPLYLGALGLGLALFLTGIEATIVSTSLVTITNDLDDFGRSSWVITSYLLTYTGFLMIWSKIGDIWRVKTSLLVSLFMFTAFSGGCGGSQSLRQLIICRAFQGVGGAGVYSLTLYSFVRIVPYRQYDTISSVAGGILSLGLVLGPLIGGAVAEKGSWRWVFLCNVPAGAFSWVLLLIVLPANFPNAPSAQTASSKYKGAGMKIKTFFQRADTLGALALLTASSFAIAALQEGNFEYAWSSGLVISFLVISGIFWIAFLLWEWFISKKDLDIYAMFPWRLAGNRIFLGAALGFFTTGLPMTVSIIMIPQRFQIVNSCSPIDAGVRFLAYALSSPVGIMSCSVLTGRLKIPFCYVALGGIVLQVVGLFLFSETAFSTDISAAQYGYLVLAGLGTGTSVAVFYMMVPLVVDGKDQSIALSTGLQLRMLGGVLGVAASTTILHNYLRSRLSVTLDPDQVSLLLSSSDAIGIFSPYIQLQVRQAYSVAYSAQVKLAGGFSVAQLLSVAMIWKRSNVRYLKR
- a CDS encoding uncharacterized protein (predicted protein) codes for the protein MTTVVAVGTPLAEALSNVIQPKLVEMGWSSDGGDDSALTEYVILMLVNGKTQEQIAGELSNDLLGLGEGDTQALDFSRWLFEQVEFLNQQINGGGIQPSIETDPAQAIPSFNDQEAANNQAMMTGDGAMDADMSMGDTGAANDTIRQG
- a CDS encoding mRNA-binding protein NAB2 (predicted protein): MSGGRQMGGMGMGPNQMPGGPANMMNMTPQDQMHLMSLLEEQARMMSQFMPGFVSPAINPAFQQNGPQQGRSLFDRVERQQGRRPFNKRDDRNADTDMDTKPDQGGEQDESNTDSICRFNLRCTRRDCPFAHQSPAAPEGTPVDVSDACSYGAACKNRKCTGRHPSPAVKSAHQAEELCKFFPHCANPHCHFKHPSMPLCRNGADCSTEGCKFTHVQTPCKFNPCLNPSCPYKHAEGQKGAFADKVWTADGQEKQHVSERKFVSEEDGAEELIKPGGAEEASQNNQEIAT